From a single Staphylococcus epidermidis genomic region:
- a CDS encoding amino acid ABC transporter permease: protein MFLNLNNEQQHALDAAKQAFGPMLEGLVKYSIPITLVTFILGLIIALFTALMRISTSKLLRGIARVYVSIIRGTPMIVQLFIIFYGIPELGRLVTNNADNQWTLAPVIAAVIGLSLNVGAYASEIIRGGILSIPKGQTEAAYSIGMNYRQTVQRIILPQAIRVSIPALGNTFLSLIKDTSLLGFILVAEMFRKAQEVASTTYEYLTIYLLVALMYWVVCFVISIIQGWYESRIERGYRS, encoded by the coding sequence ATGTTTCTAAACCTGAATAATGAACAACAACATGCATTAGATGCAGCCAAACAAGCATTTGGTCCAATGTTAGAGGGATTGGTGAAATACTCAATCCCTATTACTTTGGTCACTTTCATTCTAGGTTTAATCATTGCATTGTTTACTGCACTTATGCGTATATCAACCAGTAAATTGCTTAGAGGTATTGCGCGTGTCTATGTATCAATTATTCGTGGTACACCTATGATTGTACAGTTATTTATTATTTTTTACGGTATACCGGAGCTTGGAAGATTGGTAACTAACAATGCTGATAATCAATGGACACTTGCACCTGTTATTGCTGCAGTCATTGGTTTATCTTTAAATGTTGGTGCTTATGCTTCTGAAATTATACGAGGAGGTATATTGTCTATTCCTAAAGGACAAACAGAAGCGGCTTATTCTATAGGTATGAACTATAGACAAACTGTGCAACGTATTATCTTACCACAAGCTATTCGTGTATCTATACCAGCACTAGGAAACACATTTTTAAGTTTAATTAAAGATACATCATTACTTGGATTTATTCTTGTTGCAGAAATGTTTAGAAAGGCACAAGAAGTTGCTTCGACAACGTATGAGTATCTAACTATTTATTTGTTAGTAGCTTTAATGTATTGGGTCGTATGTTTTGTCATCTCAATTATCCAAGGATGGTATGAATCACGCATTGAAAGAGGGTATCGCTCATGA
- a CDS encoding putative metal homeostasis protein, which translates to MKQNLQTARRNLNSPNIKTRKRALKIIKQHQRSK; encoded by the coding sequence ATGAAACAGAATTTACAAACAGCAAGACGCAACCTCAATAGTCCTAATATCAAAACACGAAAACGTGCTTTAAAAATAATAAAACAGCATCAACGTTCGAAATAA
- a CDS encoding transporter substrate-binding domain-containing protein, with the protein MKRLLLCIVALVFVLAACGNNSSNNKDNQSSSKDKDTLRVGTEGTYAPFTYHNKNDQLTGYDIDVIKAVAKEENLKLKFNETSWDSMFAGLDAGRFDVIANQVGVNKDREKKYKFSEPYTYSSAVLVVRENEKDITSFNDVKGKKLAQTFTSNYGQLAKDKGADVTKVDGFNQSMDLLLSKRVDGTFNDSLSYLDYRKQKPNAKIKAIKGHAEQNKSAFAFSKKVDEKTIEKFNKGLEKIRDNGELAKIGKKWFGQDVSKPE; encoded by the coding sequence ATGAAAAGACTTTTACTTTGCATTGTTGCACTTGTTTTTGTTTTAGCAGCCTGTGGCAACAATTCATCTAACAATAAAGATAATCAATCAAGCAGTAAAGACAAGGATACGTTAAGAGTTGGTACGGAAGGTACATATGCGCCCTTTACTTACCATAATAAAAATGATCAATTAACAGGTTATGATATTGATGTGATTAAAGCAGTTGCAAAAGAAGAAAATCTTAAACTTAAGTTTAATGAAACGTCATGGGATTCAATGTTTGCAGGATTAGATGCTGGTCGTTTTGATGTTATTGCAAATCAAGTGGGTGTGAATAAAGATAGAGAGAAAAAATATAAATTCTCTGAACCTTACACATATTCAAGTGCTGTACTTGTTGTTCGTGAAAATGAAAAAGATATTACATCATTCAATGATGTAAAAGGTAAAAAGTTAGCACAAACGTTTACGTCTAATTATGGTCAATTGGCTAAAGATAAGGGTGCGGACGTTACTAAGGTAGATGGATTTAATCAATCAATGGACTTACTATTATCTAAACGTGTAGATGGTACATTTAACGACAGTTTATCTTACTTAGATTACAGAAAACAAAAGCCTAATGCTAAAATTAAAGCAATCAAAGGACATGCAGAGCAAAATAAATCAGCATTTGCATTCTCTAAGAAGGTTGATGAAAAAACGATTGAGAAATTTAATAAAGGCCTAGAAAAAATTAGAGATAATGGTGAATTAGCTAAAATTGGTAAGAAATGGTTTGGTCAAGATGTTTCTAAACCTGAATAA
- a CDS encoding 2,3-diphosphoglycerate-dependent phosphoglycerate mutase, with protein sequence MPKLILCRHGQSEWNAKNLFTGWADVKLSKQGIEEAQSAGKKIYGNQIEIDIAFTSLLTRALETTQYILAGSDQQWIPVYKSWRLNERHYGGLQGLNKDDARKKWGEDQVHQWRRSYDVRPPRESEEQREAYLKNRRYQHIDHRMMPYCESLKDTLERVVPFWTDHISQHLLDDKTVLVSAHGNSIRALIKYLEGLSEEDIVGYEIKTGAPLVYELTDDLVVKDKYYL encoded by the coding sequence ATGCCAAAATTAATACTATGTCGGCACGGACAAAGTGAATGGAATGCGAAAAATTTATTTACAGGTTGGGCCGATGTCAAACTATCAAAACAAGGAATTGAAGAGGCGCAATCAGCAGGTAAAAAAATTTACGGCAATCAAATTGAAATTGATATTGCGTTTACCTCTTTACTCACTAGAGCTTTAGAAACAACACAATATATTTTAGCAGGTTCTGACCAACAGTGGATTCCTGTTTATAAAAGTTGGCGTTTAAATGAACGACATTATGGTGGTTTACAAGGTTTAAATAAAGATGATGCGAGAAAAAAATGGGGGGAAGATCAGGTGCATCAATGGAGACGCTCATATGATGTACGTCCGCCTAGAGAAAGTGAAGAACAACGAGAAGCATATTTAAAAAATCGTCGTTATCAACATATTGATCACCGTATGATGCCTTATTGTGAAAGTTTGAAAGATACATTAGAACGAGTTGTTCCGTTCTGGACTGATCATATTTCACAACACCTATTAGATGATAAAACTGTACTTGTTTCGGCCCACGGAAATTCCATTCGCGCATTAATTAAGTATTTGGAAGGTTTATCAGAAGAAGATATCGTCGGATATGAAATTAAAACGGGTGCACCGCTAGTATATGAACTCACAGATGATTTAGTTGTTAAGGATAAATATTATTTATAA